The window tgggcgagaggcggggtacaccctggacaggcccatctgatttttaatttttgatATATATTGGTGTGATGTATGACATTTTCAGAACTACATCAAAACAGTACTAAGTAGCATCTGGAAATAATTGAAATCGTAGAATGACTTCAAACAAACATTGCTCAATTTTCTGTGCTGAGCCATGCGAGAGAGATCTTTCTCATGATCTGGAACGTTTCAATAGAATCAAGCTGGCTTGCGAGGCTAGGTTGGGTCATTCAAAACTCGGCACTTATGAGGAGTGTGGTCACCGAGCCAGAGAGGATGCAGACTGGTCAGAGACGTGTTGTATATTTTGACAGTACTGGAGGTCTGAGCCCTACTGGTGGACAGAAAAAGCCGCGCCCTTCTGTTAGGACGCCTTAAAATCTGAATGCAGGACACAACTCTTACAATGTCTTGTTGTTATAGTCATTGTTAATTGCACATAGGCGTGTTATTAAGGTGCTTATTTGTGTCATTTTATGCTACGTAGTTCGAGGAGATGACGTCCTGCACTGTGCTTTTGCCCTAACAGCGTGCTCAGCATCTTTGTTGGTATGCAGAGTGATGGCAGACCCTCAGTTACCATCTCAGCCTTTCTTCACATTGTGTGCTTCAACCCAAAGAAGACTGACAGGGGTCGAAATGtcgtttttttccttttattaaaACACTTACGGTCCCCGTTGGGGAACCTGGGAGTCCGAAGGCCGGACCCCCGGGGGTGATTATCAGGGCTAGAGTTAGGTTAGAGCCCCTTTTCCTAACCATTTGACATGTTATTTGAAGAGAGTAAGATGACATGCCAAAAGCTTAAAATGCATATAAAGGACGCGTGAAAAGTGGTGAAATCACCATGAGAGCACGTTGTTGATGTGTATTAGGTCTACATGTCACAAAATACACACATTTACAATAATCGACATGGTTACAGCACATTTTGGCTGTATTTACATGCGTCTCCAGTCCTGTCATGTGACGTGAACGCTGCCCAACAGAAAACAGCCGATCCGATCCGGCCTCTCACTCCTCATCGAGATTTCAGCAGGATAATGTCAGCTTTATTTTAAGCAGTTTTATTTTACCGAAGATGTCTGTCACGTTGCAGATTTTTATGAATCTGATTCGAAGAGATAAGGTTGATTAGATAATGGAACTTTGTTTCTAAGGTGCTTCATACAGAATAGTCAAATATCTGCacatatattaatattaatgagcaAGATTTCCCATTTCCTAAGAATGTTCTGTACCTTTTAGTTTAGGGAGCGGTCTGATTTCACTGACATGTAAAAATGACCTGATTTAAATGTGCCAGGAGTTCAGAGGGATTAAAACAAGTGGATCATGTGTTTGTGGAGCATCCTTCAGCATCTCAGGCCAGCTGTTTGGATGCGTTTAAGACCGACTGTGTACACTCTGACACCTGAAACAGGAACTACAGCTGATTCCTTCATGTCTCAGAAACATTCAAAGCGTCACTTATTATTCAGAAGTAATAGAAAATGAGCCATTATTCTACAGCCACATCTTTTAATGGCATCTTActggcctcttcaacatgacaaaaaaatgtatgtgtACAGTTGCATGTTTGCAGGGTTTTCAGGGTTGTTTTCATGATGGTGTTACATCCCCCCCACAGTACAAGGAGCTAAACAGTTTAAAAGTGATGATCTTCATAGATATACAAGTATATACATAAGTATAACATGATCAAATGAAAATAGAAATGTAATGTATTTGAGTCTCATATTAACAACtacaaaataatcattaaaacaACAACTAGTTTGAAGCCTGGAGCGATATGTGTGTATGTCCACTTATCTAAACGTAAAGGAATATGACTGAGAGACTGAACAGAAGGAAACaatctgatatatatatatattagataaAAAACTCAATACATATTCCACCAGCTTATATGTATCTTCACAAACAACTTCCAGTAAAAATCAAGCTGCATTCACTGCATCTCAGAAGTGAGTCAAAACTCACTTACTCTTGTTTTTAGCTTTGCTATCCGCAGTTTTGAGGACTGAGAAGTGAAATATGAAACCCATAAATCTGAAAATAAATTATGTAAGTAAGTACGtctaaattaaataaagaatGTAATAAgcttaaaatgttattttagtACTTTAATGTCAAATGTTTACATTACCGCAGCCTGCCATTACATAAATAAACTTGTAACCTCCACGAAACATTTCCCACAGAAGCAACAGCTCTTAAGATCCATCCATATATCATCTTCTGCTCGTCCAAAGTCAGGTCGAAGAGGCAACAGATCCAGATGGAACAGGAAGTTCCACCATCTTGGGGTAAACTGACCATCAATCTGAATCTAAATCAATAGTCAATCCATCGatccatcatcttcctcttATCCAAGGTCGGGTCACAGAGAAACAggttcaggagagaaacccGGACATCCGTCTCCCCagcgacactctccagctcctcctgggggatctcGGGGTGTTTCCAACCAGAAAGGATATATGatccctccagtgagttctggttgtgcctcctaaccagatgaacccCCCCAGCTGACTGTTTTCTATGTGGAGGAGCCGCGGCTCTACTCCGAGCTCCACTCAGATGCTTGAGCTTCTCACTCAGCTCTTAACATCAGTCAAACAAATCTTTACGATGACGCACTTGAATAGAGGGACGGTGAAGCCCTGGCTTTATCGGCCTGGTTTGTGACAGAAGTCCAACATCATGTCATCTTAACTGGTTTGTGACTCCCAGTTAGGGAAACGTTCCAGTCTGTCGGGTGGTTAAACACGACTCATGACGAGTCGAGGCAAAAAGAGGAATCAGAACCAACTATTCATGTCTGAATTACAGACAAGGGAAATACAAATATTAAAGAAAGCTTTAATATTATGGTTTACTGTACTGTAATAAAGTGCTTCAAGGGTTGTCGAGTATAATTTGTGTCTAAATTGATGAATGCATGATAGTGAGAAACTATCTAACAGGGAAAGGAGTGGAGTTCAGTCTCACTCCGCCCTTTAAAACTGGCTCCAAAGAAAGGATAAATACAGACAGGACATAAAGAGTGCAGTGGTACGCACACTTCATCAAAACCTCAGGAAATCACACCAACCTGAGAAAACAGGGCATAATGTCTCCTTTTTAAATGCCGTAAGAATTGTATTTCAGTTCAACCTTAACTGGTTTCTCTTGTGTGAACTCGCATATGTTTTGTAAGATTTCCTCGCTCACTAAATCTTTTATCACAATCACTGCATCcaaacggcttctctcctgtgtgaattcTCCTTATGTGCGTCTTAAGATGCGAGTTTCGGGAGAATCTCCTCCAGCAGTCGGTGCAGGCAAATGGTTTCTCTCCGGTGTGCACTCGTGTGTGTAATTTGAGAGTTCCTCTCTCACTAAATCTTTTTCCACAATTATTACAGgcgaaaggcttctctcctgtgtggactctcatgtgCTTTGAAAGTGTTCCTCTCTCACTAAATCTTTTGTCACAGTCATTGCAGGcgaatggcttctctcctgtgtggactttcatgtgttttgagtGAGTACCTTGGTCTCTAAATCTTTTACCACAATCCCTACAAGcaaacggcttctctcctgtgtggactCTTACGTGTCTTGAAAGCGCTCCTCGCTCACGAAATCTTTTCCCACAATCATTACAAACAAACGGCCTCTCTCCtgtgtggactctcatgtgttttgaaagtGTTCCTCTCTCACTGAACCTTTTACCACAGTTACCACAGgcaaaaggtttctctcctgtgtggactctcatgtgGGACTGAAGGTGAGATTTTTTGTTAAATCTTTTTCCACATTCATTGCAGCCAAAGGCTTTCTCTTCTGTGTGGACTCTAGAGTGTTTCTTAAAAGAGAGTTTATAAAGAAACTGTTTTCCACACTCGGAGCACCTATAGGATTTTTTGGAAGTGTTACAACCTCCATTAAGATTTACACCAGACTCAGGTACTATTGTGCGTTTCCAATTTTTGTAACTATCCTCAGTTTCAGGCAGAGTATCTGAAGACTTTTCCCAATAATCATCATCACTGACTTCCGTTTCAAAGGAGTCTGAATCCTTTTCATCGGTATTTGGTTGTAAATGATCATTTGGATATGGTTTCATTGCTAGTTCTGGTCCCCCACAGTCCTCTCCATCAgcttctgttttcatcagtTCAGCTGAGCTGCTGGTTGGAGGTTCTGTCTCTCTGATGTCCTCAGTTTTAACCTGAAGAAGCTGTGAGGACTGAGGTTTCTCTTCATCATCTtcactcttcacagtaacaacTGTCAATGAAAACCTACTGATATCAGTCTCCTGTTCATCAAGCTGCTCTCCCTCCTGACCGGTCCAcagttcctcctcctcctcctttatgCAGACGGTCACTGGGTCCTGTTGGTCCAGACTTGGGATCCAGGGAACTTCCTCCTTAATCACCAACAGCTGCTGGACATCTGCAGGTAACACTGAAACACATGTATACTAAGAACAACTTTTACTTTCTATACATTTAATCAATAttctaccaaaaaaaaacaaaaaaaaaaaacaaacagaaattggAAACTTAATAAGAACTTATCAATATCGACATGAGTGAAACGAAGTCAAGTTGTGAAAAAtatgtgatttatttcattagctcccacagaaaatgatttaagttttgTGAAGTGCAGTGGGTCAACTatacagacatcccaagtctcccggaaggtccgggagtctccctgatattgatagttaatcacggatgcccgcgagtcggataaaatatcccggattttagactattcgagggagttttttttttttttttttcccaatgcgagtgagagcgtgcaggcaataaaataactcgtgcaacttgcgcgtttcgactgcgcaggcacgagagagagagagtgggggggggggggagggagtggagaggagaggagactgAGTCATCTCCCTGAAACGAGTTTTTGGAACTCGGGATGTCTGACTATATGTTTACCTCCTGTTCTATGTCTGCTTTGGCAGGTGTTCACAACTTCTTTAGAGGACCAAATTGTATATATATTCTATAGGATATTCTATATCCTATAGAATATATATCAAGGAGTGTCTGATGAATCAGTAATTCAGAACTAAACAACAGTTCCAGATGTGAGTCTGTTGGTATGTATGTGTTAGACAGTTAAGGTTTGTATCTGAGCACAGCTATCAGCAAACACACAACAAAGTACTTTCCCCTAAAATAGCACAGAATAATTTATTATCATAACTATAACAATAATGATGAACATAAATAATAATTCAATTAATAAACTATCTTTTCTGCTATTATAACTGTTGTTGTGCCTGAAGGACAACAGGAAGGCGGACATTCCCAGCCGCACACCCCTCTGGACAattgcattcccacccatagtgtctatttattgcaaatgtacatactgtatttattaTTCTCATACACATCCCTATTTGTCACCCATACTCAATTAcattcttactgttctgtatttctaatttttattcttttatattattgttgagtgttgtactttgtgagtgaagtttaaacagagtcaaattccttgtttgtttagtcaaacctggccaataaagctgattctgaggATGGTTAACTGTAACAATTCAAACAGAAGGACATCCAACAAATGCTAAAAtatttgtatatttgtaaacatAATATTCAATGAAGCACTAATCAACACGAGATACAACTGAAAGTAGAAGGATGCATTAAGTTCTCCTGCATGATCCCGTGTCAGAGCCCAAAGCCACCATGTAGAGATGCATCACTGATTAAAATCCTGGATTCACATAGTACTCACCACTATCTAAATATGTTGTGTTTGAGGCACTTTCAGGAAAGAGGAGAAAACTAAAATTTCCTGCTAGAGAAAATAAACTCACATTTGTCACCTATATCATGTTCACAAAAAAGTCGACAGCATCACTGGATTAGACTAAATATGATGAGAAAAACCCACTTTGAGTGCTGGCGTTTGACATCTGTGtcatcaaaaagaaaagaaagccacCTGTAACTCTAAACTCGCTTTTCATCCATGAAACCGTCCATGAGCACAGACCCGGACacgtctgatttttcattcacagaaagAGGATCCAGACATCATCTGGCACAGAGATGCTGCAACACCCACAGCTACACAGGATAGATTTCAGAATTTATCAAGCTAAAATAAACCAAAaactagatttaaaaaaagaagaagcatgctgaggtaaaaaaaaaccaaaaactaaTAGCCTAAGAGGAAGCTGTTGTACCCCTGAACTCAAGTCTGATACCTCAAATAACACAACCAGCTCAACTCGTCAGCCGGGAATTAAACGTCTGCTGTCAAATTAAACCTTCAAACTCAAAGAGAGGAGACTCTCCAAATCTGTGGGAGCTTTTAGAGTTAAAGAGGAATAAAATTCACCAGCTGATGTAGACCTGAGAGCCGCAGTAGAAACTCACATCAGAAAAGTCCCTTTAcagaaatgacacaaaaaaaataaaatgcaggtaaaaaaaaggttaaaaaaaaaagggttcatACAAACTAAAACCAGCATGTTGTGCTTGTGGTTATAAAACCAGATTTCCTtcaatgcagatttaaaaaatattttaaaatatgaGGGGAGTGTTTGGAAGCTGATGATATTTTAAAGCTAATTTCAAACATAAAGAACATCGAAGGAAAAAGCAGCGCTGGGTACAAAAGAAGTTTGGCTGTGGAGGTGGCATCACACTGGCCTCCACTTGTTTCAAAGCAGCAGGATATGTCGAATCCAGTTTAATAAAAAAGGATTTCAGACTTCTCTTTCATTTATCAGAGACAAATAGTCATCTGTGATGAGATAGTAATGTGAGTATTTGAGACAGTGATGCTGATTTCACACGGTGTGGGGGGAACGGTTTTCAGGAGCACACAAGAGGCAGCACCTTATGCAGAAATctctgttttctttaaaaacacatcACGTCAAGAACAGCAGATGGGGCTTCTCATTGTGTTGATGTGAGTTTTCCAGAGATTTTTACGAGGTAGCTGGATGGAAATCTCCACAAAAAGTCCAAACCGAACGTACTGCATTCTCGCTCCAGAATACATTTTACCAATATTCACCAAAGTAATTCTAACCACAATTTTTACCATAGTCAAACAGGCTTAAAGTACAAGTTACAGTCTAAGCTAATATGCTACAAAACAAACAGGTGTGAATCACTTACTGAGATCTTTGCTGTCTTGTGTCTGCTCCAGTTCTGATGTGGATGCTGCAGGTACGGGGGGCACCAAGCTGAGTCCTCTGGGGTCATCTGGTTGGAGGCTCCTCCTTCCaggcatccctgctccacctgaGATTCTCCTCTTCACAATCCTTCTTTATATCTGTGGGTTTTTCAGATTTCAGGGTGTACACGCTGTATCTTCTGCTGTTATTCTAGCACAGCTGTCTGAAACGGTAAATACACAAATACCAAATACATAATCACttgcatttaagaaaaaaaacagtttaataaAATATCTGTCTGTACTCAAATGGGAATATTTCTGTTCGTGTtctgcacatcacacacatggagacacaacagtgaacatgagttcagaaagaaaaacaccacaGCAGTTATTTCCCTGTGATGCCTCACCTGTCTGTTCCACTGGAAGCATCGATGCAGACTCTGCTGGGGCTGTGACTCGGAAAGGTTTTCTCTTCATGGGAGTTGATGTTGGCTCGCCTGGACTAACACAATAAATCAAGAACAGCTCAACAACAAGCATCATATTGAACGTGGCCACATACCAACCTGGAAGATCTGCTGGATGACAAGTGTCTGCAACTCTGTGGATGTAAATCACACACAACACCAAACTAAGATCAGTGGACTCATAGTGTTGTGCAGAATCTACACTGCAGTCTATAGCGGTGACCCACACTGATGTGAACCAGGCTAAGTAAAACCACACCTGGTGGATTATGTGACAAAGTAGTGAAATATACTAAATAGCCGAATCAGAGCCGACGCTATAAAAACAGCAAGTTACATTTCCATTGGTGGTTTAAATTACCTGTCCAGCAGAAAACAGACAACATTTGTTCCTCATCAGTGATTTCCAGCAGGGAAAGGCCACACCAATGTGTCTCCCTGTTTTCTGCCGTTGTCTTTTCCAGCTTCGGTTCCGCTTCGGTTCCGCTTCTTCTTCAGCTACTATGATCCTCCATCTGTCACAGTTTGGCTTTAAATGTTtaaccagaagcagaaactgttcTGTAGAGACGGTGAAAACTCTGCTGGAGACTAAAAAAGAGAGCTAGCTGTTAGCCAGTACATCCGACTTCTATTTTGCTCCCTCTGCAAACACGACATCAACAAACGTTCCTACCCCCGGTCCTCATTTCAGGGCAAAAGATCTCTCCAGTTATGCATGAACGAAGAATGGGTTCGTTTTGAAAGAAAATGTTCTGTGGAGGCGGTGAAAACAAAATAACCACATCAGTTAGCGTAAAGCTAGTCGATCCCACCTTTATTTTCTTCCCCCCTGTAACACAGCGCATCAAACAAAACGTTCCTACACCCGTGTTATACCTGACAGTGCTCACTCATTTCTGGGTTTCCTCTGAGATTTACTGAGGATCAATAACAGCATTTGAGTCACGTTTAGTTGCCTAACAACACCATCATTACCTGTTATTGTGTCTTTATCACATAACTATTTGTCTTGAAGAAAAAGGGGACATTATGATAAAGTAGTTTCACAGCTTCCTCTAGATGTCAGAAGTGATTTGTCATTCATCTGATGACATATGCTTAAAGGTTTGGAAAGTGTGAGGCAGaagcaaatgaaaaaagaacaaaaacctTTCATGGCCTActtcttaaagctgccgtcggcaactttaaGCAGGGAAATCTAATTCATCATTGAGAAATGAAGAGAGACTACTTTTGTTGCAAGAcgtgtgctgccacctgcctttGTTTATGTGGTACTGCATTTGTGGTTCTCCTGGTGTATGATTACCCACTGTAACCTGCACGGTCTCTTGCATTCAACATGAATAGTCAATTATACCAGCACCACTGTGTCTTCGTTCATGAAACAACTTTGTCTTGAGATGGAAATAAAAAGTGCCTCCGGATTAAAAACATgctctttttaatcttttcattgTTGTAAGAATGGCCCATTGCTTGATTGTTAGAGTCGTTATACTgtaggaaaaaataaaaacaatatgtCTATATTGGCTCATTTTAAAATCTCCGATTCTGATCACTATAAAAGTATTGTATTAAGAATAATATGGAAAGTTGGTTACTGCTGTAGAGAAGACTATAGAGCTCAACCTTATCTGCGAtcgttttatatatatatatatatatatatatatatatatatatatatatatatatatatatatatgtatatatatgagattttttttaaaaacaggtgAAAGTTGTCCTGTACAACACATCCATCAGATATTTTATTACACTAAAAGTCATCCAGCAACATTGCGTCACTCACAGTCTGCCACAGTCCACAATGACTTTGATaataaagcgaagaagaagaatctGCTTTTTGGGTGAGGAAATGTCAGCTTTTCCTCAAATGAAATTCGGGTCAGTCAGAAagtctttgttttttagttAGTCGGCTCTGTGGAGTCAGATGGAGGATCCTTTTTGGTTTCATGTAAGTTTATCTGAAATTCAGAGAAAGAATCAAAGAGCAGGATCCAGCACATCCAGCTTGATGAGCGGGTCTTTGGCTCCTGCCTGGGAACACcgtggtggtggtggttggaTCTTCCCAGATACTTTGTCCTAGTTGTTCTTTTGTAGAAATCTCCAATAACTTATTATCCTGCATTTTTACAGTGTTAACTATAGTTTAAGGCCATATAAAACACATCATACAGGGAATTAAACTAAAATTCCTTATTCCTAAATTTACCTTCACAACTGACGCAGAGACGATAACTGCAACCGGAGAACATGACAGCATTAGACAGTTACTATGACAACACAGTTATATATTTTAGCTGTTTTACAGAGATAAGTTAGTAACAAAGTCACACATTTCTAGGATTGTTTTCTTAGTCTTTTCAAATGATCTTAAGCTTAGCTGTTATCTTTTAAGCTggcaaaataaatttaaaaaatgacagaaaaagcagagaaaaattctccaaaaagaacacaaaaatgAGTTTTACTCATCTAATAAACAACACATCTCACAACAGATCAGCTGCCTCAAATAAACTTTATGCAGATAAGAATAAAAAGTATTTTAAACATTAGATATTGTTTTTGAGCTGCACAACTGAGGGCCATGATTTCATGGATAGAAGATCACGCTTACACTCGATGGATTAAGACTGAAAAGAGTCTCTGCTCAGATGGCTCAATGCATGGAAATTACattaaaaacctggaaaagcaTCCATTTTCCAACCTGCCAAAGAAAAAATCATGTCTGGTTGATGTCAGCttcaggcaggagcgaaatgcattgtgggtaaacgctctgcatactgtctgatcgatcagtatgtagtatacggtttggaacacagcctgagtTTCTTTCCAAAGGGATTAAAAGAAGAATGGACCCGTGTTTTAACCATGAAGTCGGCTGTGAAACAGCTTGGACTCACTTTCTGCTCTCACCCACAGCAGCTCCGCTCGGCCCACATgtttccttgttccctccccttcagatCTGCAGCTCATGATGGGTGTAACCAACAGGAAGAGAACCGACCGGTTCTGTTCTCTGCACCGACACATTATTTGTAGATCAGAGCTCAGACCGGTGTCAGCTTTCAGGAAGTGAAACTCACGGAGTCGCTGatctgagaggagaaatggctcagaaaggagttcagctggaccGAGAAAGCTTCTCCTGTTCGAtctgcctggatctgctgaaggatccggtgactattccctgtggcCACAGCTACTGCAGGAGCTGTATTAAAGCCCACTGGGATGGAGAGCATCAGAAGAgaatccacagctgccctcagtgcaggaaaACCTTCATACGGAGGCCTGTCCTGGGGAAaaacaccatgttagctgatttagtggagcagctgaagaagactggactccgtgctgctcctgctgatcactgctatgctggagctgaagatgtggcctgtgatttctgctctgggaggaagctgaaagccaccaagtcctgtttagtctgtctggcctcttactgtgaggaacaccttcagcctcattatgattcagctccattcaggaaacacaagctggtggagccctccaagaagctccaggagaacatctgctctgatcacggtgaggtgatgaagatgttctgccttactgatcagaagtgcatctgttatctctgctctgtggatgaacataaaggccacgacacagtgtcagctgcagcagaaaggactgagaggcagagagagctggaggggagtcggcagcagatccagcagagaatccaggacgcagagaaagatgtgaagctgcttcagcaggagcaggaggccatccatcgctctgctgataaaacagaggagcacagccagaagatcttcagccagctgatccgtctcctccagaaaagaagctctgatgtgaagcagcagatcagatcccagcaggaagccgaagggagtcgagtcaaagagcttcaggagaagctggagcaggagatcactgagctgaagaggaaagatgctgagctgaagcagctctcacacacagaggatcacagccagtttctacTCAACTAcccctcagtggcagcactcagtgagtctacacactcatccagcatccagatccgtcctctgaggcactttgaggatgtgacagcagctgtgtcagagctcagagataaactacaggacatcctgagagaggaatggaccaacatctcactgagagtcgctgaagtggatgttttactgtcacaacctgaaccaggaccagaaccagaaccagaacctgaaccagaaccagaaccagaaccagaaccagaaccagaatctgaacctgaaccagcgagcagagctggattcttaagatatccatgtgaaatcacactggatccaaacacagcacacggagatgtgttactgtcagaggggaacagaaaagtgacaagaATGGTTCAACTTCAGTCTtattctgatcatccagacagattcaatGGATGGTTTcctcaggtcctgagcagagagagtctgactggacgtggttactgggaggtggagatgagagggGGAGATGTTGttgtagcagtcgcatacaagaacatcagcagagcaggaggTTGGAGGGATGAAAGTGGATTTGGTtataatgacaaatcttgggcattaTATTGTTACTCAAACAGTTATACATTTATGtacaacaacattaaaacctccatctcaggtcctcgggcctccagagtgggagtgtacctggatcacagagcaggtattctgtccttctacagcgtctctggaaccatgactctcctccacagagtccagaccacattcactcagccacTCTGGGCTGGGATTGGGTTTGATTGGAATCTTTGGAATTTATTTAGCTTTGGAGCCTCagcagagtttgtgtaaagtggaataaatgtatttagtcagcttgttgctgacagctggttgctgtgaTGTCTTTGCtcttctgctgtttatttgctgctttttcctgtgtctgtgcagccatggaggatatcactgctgatgaggagtttgattcacagaaatatttctccacatgaaaatctaaacttctctgagctctaaatATCAGTCGGATCCTGGTGTcggtgtgtctgtatgttgttgtttctcttccacttcatggagcccaacagaggaatcagcagaccttcctttatcacagactcttttcagatctcatcactttggaaatgggaaaataatcCTGGAGTTACGCTGACTTTGATTTTGTTCAGGCTGTGTTTGAGAATCAAGgcgctcagaccaaatattcactttaaagctccgTTTCTGTCTCATATTCTgtgtttatattcatgtttgaccatgtttcagtgaatcaatGCAGctgttaacttgttattatcacattaacacattaattatttaatgccgataaatattttatcgcgcattaacgacCCACTTTTTGGGTTGCCTGGgattcaaaagactgtggcctaacagggataacagagagcctgaagat of the Odontesthes bonariensis isolate fOdoBon6 chromosome 23, fOdoBon6.hap1, whole genome shotgun sequence genome contains:
- the LOC142373591 gene encoding uncharacterized protein LOC142373591 isoform X3; protein product: MPGRRSLQPDDPRGLSLVPPVPAASTSELEQTQDSKDLMLPADVQQLLVIKEEVPWIPSLDQQDPVTVCIKEEEEELWTGQEGEQLDEQETDISRFSLTVVTVKSEDDEEKPQSSQLLQVKTEDIRETEPPTSSSAELMKTEADGEDCGGPELAMKPYPNDHLQPNTDEKDSDSFETEVSDDDYWEKSSDTLPETEDSYKNWKRTIVPESGVNLNGGCNTSKKSYRCSECGKQFLYKLSFKKHSRVHTEEKAFGCNECGKRFNKKSHLQSHMRVHTGEKPFACGNCGKRFSERGTLSKHMRVHTGERPFVCNDCGKRFRERGALSRHVRVHTGEKPFACRDCGKRFRDQGTHSKHMKVHTGEKPFACNDCDKRFSERGTLSKHMRVHTGEKPFACNNCGKRFSERGTLKLHTRVHTGEKPFACTDCWRRFSRNSHLKTHIRRIHTGEKPFGCSDCDKRFSERGNLTKHMRVHTRETS
- the LOC142373591 gene encoding uncharacterized protein LOC142373591 isoform X4 — its product is MRVHTGEKPFHCDVCDQRFSQQGNLSSHMRIHTGEKPFVCEECGKTFRQSANLKSHMRLHTQEKPFGCDVCGKRFTKRGNLSCHMRVHTGEKPFACDDCGKRFSIKSHLKGHKRVHTGEKPFTCDDCGKRFNHHTSLKRHSRVHTEEKAFGCNECGKRFNKKSHLQSHMRVHTGEKPFACGNCGKRFSERGTLSKHMRVHTGERPFVCNDCGKRFRERGALSRHVRVHTGEKPFACRDCGKRFRDQGTHSKHMKVHTGEKPFACNDCDKRFSERGTLSKHMRVHTGEKPFACNNCGKRFSERGTLKLHTRVHTGEKPFACTDCWRRFSRNSHLKTHIRRIHTGEKPFGCSDCDKRFSERGNLTKHMRVHTRETS
- the LOC142373582 gene encoding tripartite motif-containing protein 16-like gives rise to the protein MAQKGVQLDRESFSCSICLDLLKDPVTIPCGHSYCRSCIKAHWDGEHQKRIHSCPQCRKTFIRRPVLGKNTMLADLVEQLKKTGLRAAPADHCYAGAEDVACDFCSGRKLKATKSCLVCLASYCEEHLQPHYDSAPFRKHKLVEPSKKLQENICSDHGEVMKMFCLTDQKCICYLCSVDEHKGHDTVSAAAERTERQRELEGSRQQIQQRIQDAEKDVKLLQQEQEAIHRSADKTEEHSQKIFSQLIRLLQKRSSDVKQQIRSQQEAEGSRVKELQEKLEQEITELKRKDAELKQLSHTEDHSQFLLNYPSVAALSESTHSSSIQIRPLRHFEDVTAAVSELRDKLQDILREEWTNISLRVAEVDVLLSQPEPGPEPEPEPEPEPEPEPEPEPESEPEPASRAGFLRYPCEITLDPNTAHGDVLLSEGNRKVTRMVQLQSYSDHPDRFNGWFPQVLSRESLTGRGYWEVEMRGGDVVVAVAYKNISRAGGWRDESGFGYNDKSWALYCYSNSYTFMYNNIKTSISGPRASRVGVYLDHRAGILSFYSVSGTMTLLHRVQTTFTQPLWAGIGFDWNLWNLFSFGASAEFV